A single genomic interval of Lathyrus oleraceus cultivar Zhongwan6 chromosome 7, CAAS_Psat_ZW6_1.0, whole genome shotgun sequence harbors:
- the LOC127105932 gene encoding uncharacterized protein LOC127105932: MEATKEEEAPTSEQNPNPNSNPNSNPNPNSNPNRNPNTPRTTKGKSCKGCAYYSSVRKANSQNPVCYGLSRTLEQVPPYVVGETELEASKEGRRLANFKYACIGYSIYLDNKDSSPDSQDKQRKLPFCVGLEVVSEVNPSTSPASHVPAHARKTNEREHATPQPRIGKPTNTSAEEFLNRFQKNATLVANGVVKNLNRVGSYVKDTLDDILYRRPK; encoded by the exons ATGGAGGCCACTAAGGAAGAAGAAGCTCCAACATCAGAACAAAATCCAAATCCAAATTCGAATCCAAATTCAAATCCAAATCCGAATTCGAATCCAAATCGAAACCCTAATACTCCTCGTACGACGAAAGGAAAATCGTGTAAGGGATGCGCATATTACTCATCTGTTCGTAAAGCCAATTCTCAAAATCCAGTCTGTTATGGCTTATCAAGGACACTAGAGCAAG TTCCTCCATATGTCGTGGGAGAAACTGAGTTGGAAGCTTCTAAAGAAGGCCGCAGACTTGCAAACTTCAAGTATGCTTGTATTGGATACTCTATCTACTTAGACAACAAAGATTCTTCACCTGACTCGCAGGATAAGCAAAGAAAGTTGCCCTTTTGCGTTGGTCTTGAG GTGGTCTCAGAGGTGAATCCTTCTACTTCACCTGCTAGCCATGTCCCTGCTCATGCTCGTAAAACTAACG AGCGCGAACATGCAACCCCTCAACCACGAATCGGTAAACCTACAAATACTTCCGCAGAAGAATTCTTAAACAG GTTTCAAAAAAATGCTACCCTAGTGGCAAACGGTGTTGTAAAAAACTTGAACAGAGTGGGTAGCTATGTAAAAGATACCCTAGATGACATTCTATATAGGCGACCCAAATGA